From the Chloroflexota bacterium genome, the window GTCGCATTGCCGGTGCTGCGAGTTCTCGGGCAGCTGATGGGCAGCTACGTTGTGGCCGAGGGGCCCGACGGCCTGTATCTCATCGACCAGCATGCGGCGCACGAGCGCATTGTTTTCGAGAAGGTGAAGGAACAGCGCTCGAAGAATGAAATCGAGGTGCAGGGCCTGCTCGAACCGGTGCCCTTCGAAGTCACGCCGCAGCAGGAAGTCGTTATGAAGTGGCAACATCAGGCTCTGGCCGAATTCGGCTTCTCGCTGGAGCCGTTTGGCGACCGCACCTATCTGGTCCGGTCGGTGCCGCTGGCGCTGAGCGGGGGCGACTGGCCCGGGACGCTGCGGGAGCTGCTGGATTCGGGGGAGGCGGGCGACTGGGAGGAGAGGGTTGCCGTTTCCATCGCCTGCCACAGCGGCGCGGTGAAGGCGAACCAGGTATTGAGCGACGACGAAATGCGGGCGCTGGTGCGGCAGCTGGAGAAGACGGCCGTGCCCCACACCTGCCCCCACGGCCGACCCACGTTAATCCATATCGATGCCGCGCAACTGCGACGGGAGTTCGGGCGGGGATAGAAGTATTATGACTCTACCTCCTGAGGCTTCTGCAGCAGTTCCCAGCGCACCATGCCGTCCTCGATAAGCTGGCGGATTTTTCGCTCCTGAGGGGTGAGCTGCGCGCTCCGACCGGACTTTATCTCCATGATGACGATTTCCTCCGGCTCGCCGCGGGAAAGGCCCGGGAAAACGATTAAATCTATCGGGCTGCCGATGAAGCGGGCTTCGGTGGGGTCATATTTGAACTCGGGAAGGTAGGGCGCCATCTGTTCGGTGAACTTGCCCCCCAGCACCGCCCGACTCTGTGTCACAGCCTCGCGGACCGCCTTTTCCCTTTCCTCTTCCCACTTCAACCACACCTCTTCCTGCCAGTGCCTGAACTTATTTTCATATCGGTAGCGGGTGGTGAAGTACACGAGCAGGATACCCAGAATCGCGGCGACGGTTATTATGACAATGACTAGGGCAACGACATCCATGGCAAACCTCCCCGAATCTT encodes:
- a CDS encoding Holliday junction resolvase, whose amino-acid sequence is MDVVALVIVIITVAAILGILLVYFTTRYRYENKFRHWQEEVWLKWEEEREKAVREAVTQSRAVLGGKFTEQMAPYLPEFKYDPTEARFIGSPIDLIVFPGLSRGEPEEIVIMEIKSGRSAQLTPQERKIRQLIEDGMVRWELLQKPQEVES